The following proteins are co-located in the Spinactinospora alkalitolerans genome:
- the cas3 gene encoding CRISPR-associated helicase Cas3', producing MAEPNLSGDEYGTPVDLSLWAKERGLEGARYPLACHSLDSAAAALVLWREYLSPGVRETIAAAMRTDTEQAGRNVAFWAGMHDVGKLTGEFQRQIDVDLSAYPGEEDTGSRRSHGTATGEWLPLALPCVGYSADPSSSVTPLVSQLLGGHHGRFGDQPESRTGDPLTEFGFASGPWEEQRRALLHTVFDVLDRPAQPEELDGPMAAVVCGLVVLADWLVSQERFILRRLQSPPADGTGKALRAHFEESLRQIPSLLDGAGLGHITVPPATFTDSFPHITKPNGLQTSLAAHLPSLCAGPGLVLITAPMGEGKTEAAYHVADLLGEATGRQGRFIALPTMATADQMHTRFRSYAEHRADYVDPDRPATLALLHSMAWLNPDYVPADLPATSTVLSGSTSEHRVTPFAATDWLLGPKRGLLASWSVGTIDQALMAVLPAKHNMVRMFGLTGKVVVVDETHAVDPYMQVLLEQLLRWLGALEVPVVLLSATLHHSIANSLVKAYLEGARGRRWKRSEPQPVTDVSYPGWLHADARTCAVTRNLDLDPAPIATTGRAPLTVELAEVGSREGRPDRSAVLRSKLAPLVEQGGCAAVICTTVAEAQATYGLLADWFAEHGEDAPELHLLHSRFPNRQRTEITETIIRRFGKDGAREGSRPGQRRQPRAAVLVATQVIEQSLDLDVDLMITDIAPVSLLLQRAGRCWRHEHLGIIERPAWAAGPGLVVLVPERPEGADGDAPQRFPRSWQMVYPLSLLQRTHALLRRRSGEVIRIPEDVQSLVDGVYDDESLAEDLEADLKRMGEEMALRGFARDAVIPSPTAVEGNLLGLSKLGFDVDEHMLATRFGADSVRVLCCYVDAHGKWWLDPECSLPLPETGAGEKGSFTMEQLRELVSRTIPVRAEQWYGQRLPEANRPPDPWEKSAHLRELVLLPHGVLEDGTIVPAELGGREWLLDPRKGLIH from the coding sequence GTGGCCGAGCCGAATCTTTCCGGTGACGAATACGGGACTCCCGTTGACTTGAGTCTGTGGGCCAAAGAACGCGGGCTGGAGGGTGCCCGTTATCCCTTGGCCTGCCACTCCCTGGACAGCGCCGCCGCAGCGCTGGTGCTGTGGCGGGAGTACCTCTCGCCCGGAGTCCGCGAGACGATCGCCGCGGCGATGCGGACGGACACGGAGCAGGCGGGACGGAACGTCGCCTTCTGGGCGGGGATGCACGACGTCGGCAAGCTGACCGGAGAGTTCCAACGGCAGATCGACGTGGACCTCTCCGCTTACCCCGGCGAGGAGGACACCGGCTCCCGGCGCTCACACGGCACCGCCACCGGGGAGTGGCTGCCACTGGCCCTCCCGTGCGTGGGCTACTCCGCCGATCCCTCCTCATCGGTGACACCGCTGGTGTCCCAATTGCTCGGCGGACACCACGGCCGCTTCGGAGACCAGCCCGAGAGCCGTACCGGCGATCCTCTCACCGAGTTCGGTTTCGCTTCGGGCCCGTGGGAGGAGCAGCGGCGTGCCCTCCTGCACACCGTGTTCGACGTGCTGGACCGGCCCGCCCAACCCGAAGAGCTGGACGGGCCGATGGCCGCCGTCGTCTGCGGACTGGTCGTCCTCGCCGACTGGCTGGTCAGCCAGGAGCGCTTCATCCTGCGGCGGTTGCAGAGTCCGCCCGCCGACGGGACCGGCAAGGCACTGCGCGCCCACTTCGAGGAGTCCCTGCGGCAGATCCCCTCCCTCCTGGACGGTGCGGGTCTGGGCCACATCACCGTGCCCCCGGCGACGTTCACCGACTCGTTCCCGCATATCACCAAGCCGAACGGCCTCCAGACCTCGCTCGCGGCCCACCTGCCGTCCCTTTGCGCGGGTCCCGGACTGGTGCTGATCACGGCCCCTATGGGGGAGGGCAAAACCGAGGCAGCCTACCACGTCGCCGACCTGCTCGGCGAGGCGACGGGGCGTCAGGGCCGCTTCATCGCGCTTCCCACAATGGCCACCGCAGACCAGATGCACACCCGTTTCAGGTCCTACGCCGAGCACCGCGCGGACTACGTCGACCCCGACCGCCCCGCCACGCTGGCGCTCCTGCACTCCATGGCGTGGCTGAACCCCGATTACGTCCCTGCCGACCTGCCGGCCACCTCCACCGTGCTCTCCGGCAGCACCTCCGAGCACCGTGTCACCCCGTTCGCCGCGACCGATTGGCTGCTGGGCCCCAAGCGCGGCCTCCTGGCGTCATGGTCGGTCGGCACCATCGACCAGGCGCTCATGGCCGTGCTGCCCGCGAAGCACAACATGGTCCGCATGTTCGGGCTCACCGGAAAAGTGGTGGTCGTCGACGAGACGCACGCGGTCGACCCCTATATGCAGGTGCTCCTCGAACAGTTGCTGCGCTGGCTGGGCGCACTTGAGGTCCCGGTGGTGCTGCTGTCGGCGACCCTGCACCACAGCATCGCGAACTCGCTGGTGAAGGCGTACCTGGAGGGTGCGCGGGGGCGCAGGTGGAAGCGTTCGGAGCCGCAGCCGGTCACCGATGTCTCCTACCCGGGGTGGCTGCACGCCGACGCGCGCACGTGCGCCGTGACCCGCAACCTGGACCTCGACCCCGCACCCATCGCCACGACCGGACGCGCGCCGCTGACCGTGGAACTCGCCGAGGTGGGGAGCAGGGAGGGCAGGCCGGACCGCTCCGCGGTGCTGCGTTCCAAGCTCGCTCCGCTGGTGGAACAGGGCGGTTGCGCGGCGGTCATCTGCACGACGGTCGCCGAGGCACAGGCCACGTACGGCCTGCTCGCCGACTGGTTCGCGGAGCACGGCGAGGACGCCCCGGAACTCCACCTGCTGCATTCGCGTTTCCCCAACCGGCAGCGCACCGAGATCACCGAGACGATCATCCGCAGGTTCGGCAAGGACGGCGCGAGGGAAGGATCCCGTCCCGGTCAGCGGCGGCAGCCGCGCGCCGCCGTCCTGGTGGCCACGCAGGTCATCGAGCAGTCCCTCGATCTGGACGTCGATCTGATGATCACCGACATCGCACCGGTGTCCCTGCTGCTGCAGCGCGCGGGCCGGTGCTGGCGGCACGAACATCTGGGGATCATCGAGCGCCCCGCATGGGCGGCCGGACCCGGACTCGTCGTCCTCGTTCCGGAGCGGCCCGAAGGCGCGGACGGCGACGCCCCGCAGCGCTTCCCCCGTTCCTGGCAGATGGTCTATCCGCTGTCGCTGCTGCAGCGCACGCACGCGCTGCTGCGCCGGCGGAGTGGGGAGGTGATCCGAATCCCGGAGGACGTGCAGTCGCTCGTGGACGGCGTGTACGACGACGAATCCCTCGCCGAAGACCTCGAAGCCGACCTGAAACGCATGGGGGAGGAGATGGCGCTGCGCGGTTTCGCCCGCGACGCGGTCATCCCCTCACCGACCGCCGTCGAAGGGAATCTGCTCGGACTCAGCAAGCTCGGCTTCGACGTCGACGAGCACATGCTGGCCACGCGGTTCGGAGCCGACTCGGTCCGGGTGCTGTGCTGCTACGTGGACGCGCACGGGAAGTGGTGGCTGGACCCGGAGTGCTCGCTTCCGCTGCCCGAGACCGGCGCCGGGGAGAAGGGCTCTTTCACCATGGAGCAGCTTCGCGAGCTGGTGTCGCGCACGATCCCGGTCCGCGCGGAGCAGTGGTACGGGCAGCGGCTTCCCGAGGCGAACCGCCCGCCCGATCCTTGGGAGAAGTCCGCGCACCTGCGCGAACTGGTGCTGCTTCCTCATGGGGTGCTGGAGGACGGAACCATCGTCCCCGCCGAGCTCGGCGGGCGCGAATGGCTGCTCGATCCGCGCAAGGGCCTGATCCACTGA